In Pseudomonas putida, a genomic segment contains:
- the pcaD gene encoding 3-oxoadipate enol-lactonase yields the protein MAHLQLADGVLNYQIDGPADAPVLLLSNSLGTDLGMWDQQIPLWSQHFRVLRYDTRGHGASLVSEGFYTIEQLGRDVLALLDALDISKAHFVGLSMGGLIGQWLGINAGERLHSVTLCNTAAKIANDEVWNTRIDTVLKGGQQAMVDLRDASLARWFTPAFVERQPDEAQRICQMLAQTSPQGYAANCAAVRDADYREQLASIQVPALIVAGTADVVTTPEHGRFMQNGIAGAEYVDFPAAHLSNVEIGEAFSRRVLDFLLAH from the coding sequence GTGGCGCACTTGCAACTGGCCGATGGCGTACTGAACTACCAAATCGATGGCCCGGCCGATGCGCCGGTACTGCTCCTGTCCAACTCGCTTGGCACTGACCTTGGCATGTGGGACCAGCAAATTCCGCTGTGGAGCCAGCATTTCCGTGTGCTGCGCTACGACACCCGTGGCCATGGCGCGTCGCTGGTCAGCGAAGGTTTCTACACCATCGAGCAGCTCGGCCGTGACGTGCTGGCCTTGCTCGATGCGTTGGACATCTCCAAGGCCCATTTCGTCGGCCTGTCGATGGGCGGCCTGATCGGCCAGTGGCTGGGCATCAATGCCGGCGAGCGCCTGCACAGCGTGACCCTGTGCAACACCGCCGCCAAGATCGCCAACGACGAGGTGTGGAACACCCGCATCGACACCGTGCTCAAAGGTGGCCAGCAGGCCATGGTCGACCTGCGCGATGCCTCGCTGGCCCGCTGGTTCACGCCGGCCTTCGTCGAGCGCCAGCCGGACGAGGCCCAACGCATCTGCCAGATGCTCGCCCAGACCAGCCCGCAAGGCTATGCGGCCAACTGCGCTGCGGTGCGCGATGCCGATTACCGGGAGCAGCTCGCAAGCATCCAGGTGCCTGCGCTGATCGTCGCCGGCACTGCTGACGTGGTCACCACCCCGGAACATGGCCGCTTCATGCAGAACGGCATCGCCGGCGCCGAGTATGTCGACTTCCCGGCTGCGCACCTGTCCAACGTCGAGATCGGCGAGGCGTTCAGCCGCCGCGTGCTCGACTTCCTGCTGGCCCACTGA
- the pcaC gene encoding 4-carboxymuconolactone decarboxylase, protein MDEKQRYDAGMQVRRAVLGDAHVDRSLEKLNDFNGEFQEMITRHAWGDIWTRPGLPRHTRSLITIAMLIGMNRNDELKLHLRAAANNGVTRDEIKEVLMQSAIYCGIPAANATFHLAESVWDELGVESRQS, encoded by the coding sequence ATGGACGAGAAGCAGCGTTACGACGCCGGCATGCAGGTACGCCGCGCGGTACTGGGCGATGCCCACGTGGACCGCAGCCTGGAGAAGCTCAACGACTTCAATGGCGAGTTCCAGGAAATGATCACCCGCCATGCCTGGGGCGATATCTGGACCCGCCCCGGCCTGCCGCGTCATACCCGCAGCCTGATCACCATCGCCATGCTGATCGGCATGAACCGCAATGACGAGCTGAAGCTGCATCTGCGCGCCGCGGCCAACAACGGCGTGACCCGCGACGAGATCAAGGAAGTGCTGATGCAGAGCGCGATCTACTGTGGCATTCCTGCCGCCAACGCCACGTTCCACCTCGCCGAATCGGTGTGGGACGAACTGGGTGTGGAGTCGCGTCAGTCCTGA
- a CDS encoding LysR family transcriptional regulator, which translates to MDLRQLRYFIALTEYRSFVRAAEAMGITQPAFSRAIQGLEQTFGCPLVDRASKALPPTPEGLVVLQHARRLVQGAAQLSNEVLQMTKLDAGELHFGSGPALAVRLVPEALRHFIDSHPGIRTALLVDNAERLGQALRREQIEFFVDDIRPFEADPNFHTEPLTPRPGLFFCRPGHPLLAKDSLSTNDLFSYPLASALLAPGVRKRLANLSGRNDFTPHLQTEHLDVLRSVVQASDAIGTASEEAVAEDLASGRLVRLHWRNLPPALEVLSVRCGVVSRSGYRLSPAARAMIETLVGLDAPSRAAAIR; encoded by the coding sequence ATGGACCTTCGCCAACTGCGCTATTTCATCGCCCTCACCGAGTACCGCAGTTTCGTCCGCGCCGCCGAAGCCATGGGCATCACCCAACCCGCCTTCAGCCGGGCCATCCAGGGCCTGGAGCAGACCTTCGGCTGCCCGCTGGTGGACCGCGCCAGCAAGGCCCTGCCGCCTACTCCCGAGGGCCTAGTGGTGTTGCAACATGCCCGTCGCCTGGTGCAGGGCGCCGCCCAGTTGAGCAACGAGGTGCTGCAGATGACCAAGCTCGACGCCGGCGAGCTGCACTTCGGTAGCGGCCCCGCCCTGGCCGTGCGCCTGGTCCCGGAGGCGCTGAGGCATTTCATCGACAGCCACCCCGGCATCCGCACTGCGTTGCTGGTGGATAACGCCGAGCGCCTGGGCCAGGCCCTGCGCCGCGAGCAGATCGAATTCTTCGTCGACGACATCCGCCCGTTCGAAGCCGACCCCAATTTCCATACCGAACCGCTCACGCCGCGCCCCGGCCTGTTCTTCTGCCGCCCCGGCCACCCGCTGCTGGCAAAGGACAGCCTGTCGACCAACGACCTGTTCAGCTATCCGCTGGCCAGCGCCCTGCTGGCACCCGGCGTGCGCAAGCGGTTGGCCAACCTGAGTGGGCGCAACGACTTCACCCCGCACTTGCAGACCGAGCACCTGGACGTGCTGCGCAGCGTGGTCCAGGCCAGCGATGCCATCGGCACCGCCAGCGAGGAGGCCGTGGCCGAGGACCTTGCCAGTGGCCGCCTGGTGCGCCTGCACTGGCGCAACCTGCCCCCGGCGCTGGAGGTGCTCAGCGTGCGCTGTGGGGTGGTTAGCCGCAGCGGCTACCGCCTCTCGCCGGCGGCGCGGGCGATGATCGAGACGCTGGTGGGGCTGGATGCGCCATCACGGGCTGCTGCCATTCGCTGA
- a CDS encoding DUF962 domain-containing protein, with protein sequence MKTLVEHLSQYANYHRDPRNIASHFVGIPLIVVAVTILLSRPGWDLAGIWLSPALLAAAASVWFYLRLDLRFGLVMGALLGLCLWLGQALAIQPTGLWLSAGVGAFVVGWIIQFVGHYYEGRKPAFVDDVSGLIIGPLFVVAEAAFMLGLCARLKQAVEAKAGPVGIRQKKATV encoded by the coding sequence ATGAAAACCCTCGTCGAACACCTGAGCCAGTACGCCAATTACCATCGCGACCCACGCAACATCGCCAGCCATTTCGTCGGCATCCCCTTAATCGTGGTGGCCGTGACCATCCTGCTGTCACGTCCGGGCTGGGACCTGGCCGGGATCTGGTTGTCTCCTGCCCTGCTCGCGGCGGCGGCTTCGGTGTGGTTCTACCTGCGCCTGGACCTGCGCTTCGGGCTGGTCATGGGCGCGCTGCTGGGGCTGTGCCTGTGGCTGGGTCAGGCACTGGCGATACAGCCAACCGGGCTGTGGCTCAGCGCGGGGGTGGGTGCGTTCGTGGTGGGCTGGATCATCCAGTTCGTCGGCCACTATTACGAAGGCCGCAAGCCGGCATTCGTCGATGACGTCAGTGGCTTGATCATCGGGCCGCTGTTCGTGGTAGCCGAGGCGGCTTTCATGCTGGGGCTGTGCGCGCGGTTGAAGCAGGCCGTGGAGGCCAAGGCGGGGCCGGTAGGGATACGGCAGAAGAAAGCTACGGTGTGA